From the Oncorhynchus nerka isolate Pitt River linkage group LG28, Oner_Uvic_2.0, whole genome shotgun sequence genome, one window contains:
- the LOC115112660 gene encoding transmembrane protein 100-like gives MGCSSGCQPPAPVLQPDLNCGSSIPSESPHRGDLVQPPESLSTLERLAQATGGTEKSWYRCVFPFGVISLVIGVAGTGVTFMYNTPDLHQTKVVSMVLLVVGMVMLLMAAVCWRDHRLKRRKKKEGGFFCSEQGTL, from the coding sequence ATGGGCTGCTCTTCGGGATGCCAACCCCCGGCCCCGGTGCTTCAACCAGACCTGAACTGTGGCAGCAGCATACCTTCGGAGTCTCCCCATAGAGGGGACCTGGTCCAACCCCCAGAGTCTCTCTCCACACTAGAACGACTAGCCCAGGCCACTGGCGGCACGGAGAAGTCTTGGTACCGCTGTGTGTTCCCATTTGGGGTGATCTCCCTGGTGATTGGTGTGGCGGGGACAGGGGTCACCTTCATGTATAACACACCAGACCTGCACCAGACCAAGGTGGTGTCCATGGTGTTGCTGGTGGTTGGGATGGTCATGCTGTTGATGGCGGCAGTCTGCTGGAGGGACCACAGGCTAAAGAgaaggaagaagaaggagggagggttCTTCTGCTCTGAACAGGGCACATTGTGA